The following are encoded together in the Actinoplanes sp. N902-109 genome:
- a CDS encoding S8/S53 family peptidase, whose translation MTIASRWPLPDRRSATQLANDQEDVRRQVVKLTDANTDESARQQQNQLVQRILQRQRTAATAQATPFLHLPLDNAGDRVSLVASGELVVDADPATLDALGPLLSGYQPADRHGRSPHRRTRVFRAHAKTAEQLRADASRLRSHNGVEANVNTIVPLGYVTKGDSYPGSTVAPAAFATNGATAPVRVAIIDTGITAEQRTDGWDSGVIRAGTDPVNVLAPLDRIDWFAGHGTFATGIVRQIAPDCDVAVYRFTTTDGLGTDEAAADMMIQAAEDANGERLIINASFGTPAIDGVPPLAIQEAINHITEQHPSVLIIASAGNDGRDQPLYPAAFPDVVAVGALNSDLTPASFTNHGTWVDCAAVGVGVISTFVEGKLPPEPGIGTDITFGANSWATWSGTSFSAPQITGAVAALCGEDPALTPRQALDQLFAGRPTAPGLGKVIHILPGTPL comes from the coding sequence ATGACCATTGCGTCCCGCTGGCCGCTCCCCGACCGCCGAAGCGCCACGCAGCTCGCGAATGACCAGGAGGACGTGCGCCGGCAGGTCGTGAAGTTGACAGATGCCAACACCGACGAGTCCGCCCGGCAGCAGCAGAACCAGCTCGTGCAACGTATCCTGCAACGCCAGCGCACCGCGGCGACGGCCCAGGCCACGCCCTTCCTGCATCTCCCGCTCGACAACGCCGGTGACCGGGTCAGCCTGGTGGCCAGCGGTGAGCTGGTCGTGGATGCCGATCCCGCCACTCTGGACGCCCTCGGTCCGCTGCTCAGCGGCTACCAGCCCGCCGACCGCCACGGCCGCAGCCCGCACCGGCGGACCCGGGTCTTCCGCGCCCACGCCAAGACCGCGGAGCAGCTGCGCGCCGACGCCTCCCGGCTGCGCAGCCACAACGGCGTCGAGGCCAACGTCAACACGATCGTGCCGCTGGGCTACGTGACCAAGGGCGACTCCTACCCGGGCAGCACGGTCGCCCCGGCGGCGTTCGCGACCAACGGCGCCACCGCCCCGGTGCGGGTGGCCATCATCGACACCGGCATCACCGCCGAGCAGCGCACCGACGGCTGGGACAGTGGCGTGATCCGCGCGGGCACCGACCCGGTCAACGTGCTGGCCCCGCTCGACCGCATCGACTGGTTCGCCGGCCACGGCACCTTCGCCACCGGCATCGTCCGCCAGATCGCCCCGGACTGCGACGTCGCGGTCTACCGCTTCACCACCACGGACGGCCTGGGCACCGACGAGGCCGCGGCCGACATGATGATCCAGGCCGCCGAGGACGCCAACGGCGAACGGCTGATCATCAACGCCTCGTTCGGCACCCCCGCGATCGACGGCGTGCCCCCGCTGGCCATCCAGGAAGCCATCAACCACATCACCGAGCAGCACCCCAGCGTCCTGATCATCGCCAGCGCCGGCAACGACGGCCGCGACCAGCCGCTCTACCCCGCCGCCTTCCCCGATGTGGTCGCGGTCGGCGCCCTCAACAGCGACCTCACCCCGGCGTCCTTCACCAACCACGGCACCTGGGTCGACTGCGCCGCCGTCGGCGTGGGCGTGATCTCGACCTTCGTGGAGGGCAAACTCCCCCCGGAGCCCGGCATCGGCACCGACATCACCTTCGGCGCCAACTCCTGGGCCACCTGGAGCGGCACGTCATTCAGCGCCCCCCAGATCACCGGCGCCGTGGCCGCCCTCTGCGGCGAGGACCCCGCCCTGACCCCCCGCCAGGCCCTCGACCAGCTCTTCGCCGGCCGTCCCACCGCCCCCGGCCTGGGCAAGGTGATCCACATCCTGCCCGGCACACCCCTCTGA
- a CDS encoding RNA polymerase sigma factor, whose protein sequence is MGDTEPDHDDMALLVGKALGGDHAAWNRIVERYSARVWAICRIHNLGQADAADVFQQTWLRALENLGALRDPDRFGAWLGTTCRNEARATLRRGRRTQPVEDSWLIDREAGPEGDPVRPLLTAARDAELWQAFSQLGSRCQQVLRVLVVDAEDRRPSYELAASALDMPIGSLGPTRKRCLNQLRRFLTEGIDGETRES, encoded by the coding sequence ATGGGCGACACCGAGCCGGACCACGATGACATGGCCCTGCTCGTCGGCAAGGCGCTCGGCGGGGATCATGCGGCCTGGAACCGGATCGTGGAGCGCTACAGCGCCCGGGTCTGGGCCATCTGCCGCATCCACAACCTGGGACAGGCGGACGCGGCCGACGTGTTCCAGCAGACCTGGCTGCGCGCCCTGGAGAACCTGGGCGCCCTGCGCGACCCCGACCGGTTCGGCGCCTGGCTGGGCACGACCTGCCGCAACGAGGCCCGGGCCACGCTGCGCCGCGGCCGGCGCACCCAGCCCGTCGAGGACTCCTGGCTGATCGACCGCGAGGCCGGCCCCGAGGGCGACCCGGTGCGCCCGCTGCTCACCGCCGCCCGCGACGCCGAGCTCTGGCAGGCGTTCTCCCAGCTCGGCTCCCGGTGCCAGCAGGTACTGCGGGTCCTGGTGGTGGACGCGGAGGACCGCCGCCCGTCGTACGAGCTCGCGGCCTCGGCCCTCGACATGCCGATCGGCAGCCTCGGTCCCACCCGCAAGCGCTGCCTGAATCAGTTACGCCGATTCCTGACAGAAGGTATCGACGGCGAAACTCGGGAATCGTGA
- the def gene encoding peptide deformylase: MTVLPITLIGDPVLRTPAAPVTDFDAELHKLVADLTETLADRRGAGLAAPQLGVGLRVFALAPQLSDGKFDHLVNPVLEFPDEEVQDGPEGCLSIPGIYLDTVRRQNVVAKGYTRHGDPIQLVGAGMLARCVQHETDHLDGVLFIDRQSPERRERLLTTIREAAWSDGMPAPEVRLSPH; the protein is encoded by the coding sequence ATGACCGTTTTGCCCATCACGCTGATCGGGGACCCGGTGCTGCGCACGCCGGCCGCCCCCGTCACCGACTTCGACGCCGAGCTGCACAAGCTGGTCGCCGATCTCACCGAGACGCTGGCCGACCGGCGCGGTGCCGGGCTGGCCGCCCCGCAGCTGGGGGTGGGCCTGCGGGTGTTCGCGCTGGCCCCGCAGCTCAGCGACGGTAAGTTCGACCATCTGGTCAACCCGGTGCTGGAATTCCCCGACGAGGAGGTACAGGACGGCCCCGAGGGCTGCCTGTCGATCCCCGGCATCTACCTGGACACCGTGCGCCGGCAGAACGTGGTGGCCAAGGGCTACACCAGGCACGGTGACCCGATCCAGCTCGTCGGCGCGGGCATGCTGGCGCGGTGCGTGCAGCACGAGACCGACCATCTCGACGGCGTGCTGTTCATCGACCGGCAGAGCCCCGAACGGCGGGAGCGGCTGCTGACCACGATCCGCGAGGCCGCCTGGTCCGACGGCATGCCGGCACCCGAGGTGCGGCTCAGCCCGCACTGA